The Agarilytica rhodophyticola genome has a window encoding:
- a CDS encoding tetratricopeptide repeat protein has protein sequence MKLIISSIVFCVVFFFSTINVAAQNVERLIELGKRSENAGNFKRARIHYQKAILKEASSVEAHVQLAQLELLTGRYQRAFSLSQDILELDASNWQALKLSGDFYLHQKDYMSAMDYFQRLMQEHPDMPYGYLGKSHVLSALGQEDAAEELRAQVKKLTSE, from the coding sequence ATGAAGTTAATAATAAGCAGTATTGTTTTTTGTGTCGTGTTTTTTTTCAGCACAATAAATGTTGCCGCTCAAAACGTAGAGCGTTTGATCGAGCTAGGTAAAAGGTCTGAAAATGCAGGCAATTTTAAACGGGCCAGAATCCACTATCAAAAAGCCATATTAAAAGAGGCTTCCAGTGTCGAAGCCCATGTCCAATTGGCACAATTAGAGCTGCTTACTGGGCGTTATCAGCGTGCTTTTTCTCTATCGCAAGATATCCTGGAGTTAGATGCCAGTAACTGGCAAGCACTTAAACTTTCGGGTGATTTCTACCTGCATCAGAAAGATTATATGAGTGCGATGGATTATTTTCAGCGGCTGATGCAAGAACACCCTGACATGCCTTATGGCTATCTTGGAAAGTCTCATGTTTTATCGGCTTTAGGCCAAGAAGATGCCGCTGAAGAGTTACGCGCACAAGTCAAAAAACTCACGTCTGAATAA
- a CDS encoding RHS repeat-associated core domain-containing protein, with amino-acid sequence MPTNSTLPVDNKIIGKSIGRRFGVSWLFMTINLLLSTWVLADGLGQTQQNPNNPNGPQNPAQCNASGNGGAGGGASAGPSACSQCKKPVSVNLGYEIYQTTDLVLNGVYPITISRRYNSIATYDSPLGYGWAFDHSRRLYEYPDNSIVIRFRCGARDKFVYTGDAYTASNIGMRGRLQEQSDGSYIYQYIDGTRDYFSSEGLLTAAEDIYGHRLEYLYSSDKQALVGTSPYAIDPNKPAVIARTFQLQRIQERLVDGSLTGNFVNFSYSPTTGRVTQLTTSDGRTIHYEHDVVAIENEEDLTLGNLVRVRGLENLVHTYAYNDPLDPHNITSFQEGEGTEPYINVYDSDDRVISQTHGDSYTEFSYVVDYLETHLIDRIGFDELGEAVTATTKFRFTEAGYTHEIENALGELMRNTFDSRNLITRVEYFSVADTQGRRQLIKARNYSYNIDQRLQSESTVLKNGEIITRQLTYDHGWIASESLVSSAAPTQVFRTEYIFNYTGGIPRTIKEIRRYSTDNDAIVTQLKYNARNQLTQVVFANSEAYEYVYDQNSLYPTQTYWRDSSGQIVPTQRAHYTYDAQGNIASVRDARGHTTQLTYDSADRLLSLTNPLNEITRLSYDSQKLLGIEHGRIETTDVTHSGRRIHLAYDNKNRVERIEQEGDNNARLLLQQYTYGLRNEIVQSTATSGVVSQYTYDALNRLSTMTEAGVLVQKLSYDQASRVASHEDSLGRIVRYEYDARDRIIGIYDQGLNPASHTQIAYNALDQISAITDPLGNRTQYTYDRLGRASGVIHPMLQQESYRYDDRDRLVEHIGFRGQRSLYRYHPWGGLEEADLFASSSATAAERQQHWRYDLQGNVTEHIDTAVAPTALESYSFDALNRLASTTAHYIPGDDKVVSMTYDRFGNISEKRLIDASRPDIVHSFGYDQYNRLDNATLAGRSFHMGYNPNNQMDNLSYPSNSQLTMAYNPRGLLEQLRVDQGIANNLVDQKTYTYDSNINVKNIQHNTAAHNGNYTYVYDALNRLTSASYPAVGNLPSQQSFAYDAVGNREQVGNPDANHYNGNNQLSSLNNNAQSFTYDDAGNLTARTWANDAAQNQSWVYDHFDRPVHITSANLDARYSYTSDGRRLSKTVNGTTTYYLWDGTQLIAEYQNLDNQWQQTRRYDYLPDATTPQQMVDTTGVYTIISDHLDTPSLMLNDQNQVVWRQYATAFGEASIDDDVDGDGTHVTMNFRFPGQYFDQETGTHYNYFRTYDPRLGRYLQSDPLGQVDGPNTYLYARNNPLGYADPYGLFCLGPVAIATISGAVGGGITGLSGGLLGAGAGFVVGGVAGGVGAYINSGAPSSVATGTVAGALGAATPKRYGGSGAGLPGILGGAIGGMVGAGFASGNGVSPNAAGGLIGGFTGAAFARVLGAGGSQRFLSTLGKASVLGALGGLVQDALHFTLTNTLGCNNHGSCQRPSLP; translated from the coding sequence ATGCCGACAAATAGCACTCTACCTGTCGACAATAAAATCATAGGAAAATCCATAGGCCGACGCTTCGGTGTCAGCTGGCTTTTTATGACCATTAATTTATTGCTCTCAACATGGGTTTTGGCCGACGGTTTAGGGCAGACACAACAAAACCCGAACAACCCCAATGGCCCGCAAAATCCGGCCCAGTGTAATGCCAGTGGTAATGGTGGCGCCGGTGGCGGTGCTAGTGCTGGCCCCAGCGCTTGCTCGCAATGTAAAAAACCGGTCTCGGTAAATTTAGGCTATGAAATTTATCAAACCACAGATCTTGTATTAAACGGTGTTTATCCTATTACCATATCCCGACGCTACAACAGTATTGCCACCTACGATTCACCCTTAGGCTATGGTTGGGCCTTTGATCATAGCCGCCGTTTGTATGAATATCCTGATAACAGTATTGTGATTCGTTTTCGCTGTGGTGCACGAGATAAATTTGTCTACACTGGCGATGCTTATACCGCTTCTAATATCGGCATGCGAGGGCGCCTGCAAGAACAAAGCGACGGCAGCTATATTTATCAATATATTGATGGCACACGGGATTATTTTTCCAGCGAAGGCCTATTAACAGCCGCCGAAGATATTTATGGTCATCGCCTAGAGTATTTATATAGCAGTGACAAACAAGCCCTGGTGGGCACATCACCTTATGCTATTGACCCGAATAAACCCGCAGTTATTGCCCGCACTTTTCAATTGCAAAGAATTCAAGAACGCTTGGTGGATGGCAGCCTCACGGGTAATTTTGTCAACTTTAGCTATAGCCCCACCACAGGTCGCGTCACTCAATTAACCACCAGCGACGGCCGCACAATCCATTACGAACACGATGTGGTGGCCATCGAAAATGAGGAAGATTTAACTCTGGGTAATCTGGTACGCGTCCGAGGCTTAGAAAACCTTGTGCACACATATGCCTATAATGATCCCCTCGATCCTCATAATATTACCTCCTTCCAAGAAGGCGAGGGAACAGAGCCTTATATTAATGTTTATGACAGCGATGACCGCGTGATCAGCCAAACCCATGGCGATTCCTACACAGAATTTTCCTATGTGGTGGACTACCTTGAAACACATTTAATCGACAGAATTGGTTTTGACGAGCTAGGCGAAGCCGTTACTGCCACCACCAAGTTTCGTTTTACCGAAGCCGGCTACACTCACGAAATTGAAAATGCCTTAGGCGAGCTAATGCGTAATACTTTTGATTCCCGCAACCTTATCACCCGCGTGGAATACTTTTCTGTGGCCGATACCCAAGGGCGTCGCCAGTTAATAAAAGCACGTAACTATAGCTATAACATTGATCAGCGTTTGCAAAGTGAATCCACCGTTTTGAAAAATGGAGAAATTATTACTCGCCAATTAACTTACGACCATGGTTGGATTGCCAGTGAGTCTTTGGTGTCCAGCGCTGCGCCCACGCAAGTATTTCGCACAGAATATATTTTTAATTATACCGGCGGTATACCGCGCACCATTAAAGAAATTCGTCGCTACAGCACCGATAATGATGCCATCGTGACGCAGCTTAAATATAATGCGCGCAATCAGTTAACACAGGTCGTCTTTGCTAACAGCGAAGCCTACGAATATGTTTATGACCAAAACAGTCTCTATCCCACACAAACCTATTGGCGCGATAGCAGTGGTCAAATAGTCCCGACCCAAAGAGCACACTATACCTACGATGCCCAGGGCAATATTGCCAGTGTTAGAGATGCGCGCGGTCATACAACACAATTAACCTACGATAGCGCCGATCGCCTATTAAGCCTCACCAATCCTTTAAATGAAATTACTCGTTTAAGCTACGACAGCCAAAAACTGCTAGGCATAGAACACGGCCGCATTGAAACCACAGATGTGACCCATAGCGGCCGCCGTATACATCTTGCCTACGATAATAAAAATCGTGTTGAGCGCATTGAGCAAGAAGGCGATAACAACGCTCGCCTGCTTTTACAACAATATACCTACGGCCTGCGCAATGAAATTGTGCAATCAACGGCCACCTCCGGCGTGGTTAGCCAATATACGTATGATGCCCTCAACCGCCTTAGCACCATGACAGAAGCAGGAGTGCTGGTACAAAAGCTCAGCTATGACCAAGCCAGTCGTGTTGCCAGCCATGAAGACAGTTTAGGGCGTATTGTGCGCTACGAATATGATGCCCGCGATCGCATTATTGGCATTTATGACCAAGGCTTAAATCCTGCCAGCCATACACAAATTGCCTATAATGCCCTCGATCAAATTAGCGCCATTACAGACCCACTGGGCAACCGCACACAATACACCTACGACCGCCTGGGGCGTGCCAGCGGTGTTATACATCCCATGTTACAGCAGGAATCCTATCGTTATGACGATCGCGATCGCTTGGTAGAACATATTGGCTTTCGCGGCCAGCGCAGTTTATACCGCTACCATCCTTGGGGCGGCTTAGAGGAAGCGGATTTATTCGCCAGTTCAAGTGCCACCGCAGCCGAGCGTCAACAACACTGGCGCTATGATTTACAAGGCAATGTGACAGAACATATCGATACCGCCGTGGCGCCAACGGCCCTAGAATCCTATAGCTTTGATGCCCTAAATCGCTTAGCCAGCACCACCGCCCACTATATTCCCGGCGACGATAAAGTGGTGTCTATGACTTACGACCGTTTTGGCAATATTAGTGAAAAACGCCTTATCGATGCCAGCCGTCCTGACATTGTCCATAGCTTTGGCTACGACCAGTACAACCGACTCGATAACGCCACGCTTGCCGGGCGCAGCTTTCACATGGGTTACAACCCCAATAACCAAATGGATAACCTAAGTTACCCGTCCAATAGCCAATTGACCATGGCTTACAATCCCCGTGGCTTATTGGAACAATTGCGTGTGGATCAAGGCATTGCCAACAACCTGGTGGATCAAAAAACCTATACCTACGACAGCAATATCAATGTTAAAAACATCCAGCACAACACCGCCGCCCATAACGGCAACTACACCTACGTATACGACGCCTTAAACCGCCTGACCTCCGCCAGCTATCCTGCGGTTGGCAATTTGCCATCACAACAAAGCTTCGCTTACGATGCCGTAGGCAACCGAGAACAAGTAGGTAACCCCGACGCCAATCACTACAACGGCAACAACCAACTAAGCTCACTAAATAACAACGCCCAAAGTTTTACCTACGACGATGCCGGCAATCTAACCGCACGCACTTGGGCCAACGATGCCGCACAAAACCAAAGCTGGGTCTACGACCACTTTGATCGCCCCGTGCACATCACCAGTGCTAATCTAGATGCGCGCTACAGCTACACCTCCGACGGCCGCCGCCTCTCAAAAACCGTTAATGGCACCACCACCTATTACTTATGGGACGGCACACAACTTATCGCCGAATACCAAAACCTCGATAACCAATGGCAACAAACCCGCCGCTACGACTACCTACCCGACGCCACCACCCCACAACAAATGGTCGACACTACCGGCGTCTACACCATCATCAGCGACCACCTCGACACCCCAAGCCTGATGCTTAACGATCAAAACCAAGTCGTCTGGCGCCAATACGCCACCGCCTTCGGCGAAGCCTCCATCGATGACGACGTCGACGGCGATGGCACACACGTGACCATGAACTTCCGATTCCCCGGACAATACTTTGATCAAGAGACCGGGACCCATTACAATTACTTTAGGACGTATGACCCGAGGTTGGGGAGGTATTTGCAGAGTGATCCGCTGGGGCAAGTAGATGGGCCGAATACTTATCTTTATGCGCGCAATAATCCACTGGGGTATGCTGACCCTTATGGGCTGTTTTGCTTAGGGCCTGTAGCTATTGCAACGATATCTGGCGCAGTAGGTGGAGGGATTACAGGGCTTAGTGGAGGACTACTTGGTGCAGGGGCAGGTTTTGTTGTTGGTGGGGTTGCTGGTGGTGTAGGTGCATATATAAATTCAGGCGCGCCTTCAAGCGTGGCAACTGGTACTGTTGCTGGGGCTTTGGGTGCTGCTACTCCAAAGAGATATGGTGGTTCTGGAGCTGGCTTGCCAGGTATATTAGGTGGTGCTATCGGTGGTATGGTCGGGGCTGGCTTTGCATCTGGAAATGGCGTATCACCCAATGCTGCTGGTGGATTAATAGGCGGCTTTACAGGAGCTGCTTTTGCTAGAGTATTGGGTGCCGGTGGTAGTCAACGCTTTTTGTCTACATTAGGGAAGGCTAGTGTATTGGGTGCGCTAGGTGGTCTTGTTCAAGATGCTCTTCATTTCACATTAACTAATACATTGGGCTGTAATAATCATGGTTCATGTCAAAGACCTTCGTTACCTTAA
- a CDS encoding RHS repeat-associated core domain-containing protein, whose translation MNDSDGTHVTMNFRFPGQYFDQEIGTHYNYFRTYDPRLGRYLQSDPIGLNGGINTYGYAYQNPIRFTDPMEEVPLIAFWLLDTISGAINGYMGGMAQCQTGLQLAASVIAGAAIGGIIGTLTPFIPGQSFLGPALTNMLTGGIVGLASNIVGQSLAIKLSQGRANNFSPASAITSMVVGGIAPLASGRVVANSRYLRNASPRAQQAFGLGSSSAASGVADPLRTKAAQGTIGSGGCGCP comes from the coding sequence ATGAACGATAGTGATGGCACACACGTGACCATGAACTTCCGATTCCCAGGACAATACTTTGATCAAGAGATCGGGACCCATTACAATTACTTTAGGACGTATGACCCGAGGTTGGGGAGGTATTTGCAGAGTGATCCGATTGGGTTGAATGGGGGGATTAATACGTATGGGTATGCGTATCAGAATCCGATTCGGTTTACTGATCCTATGGAGGAGGTTCCCCTCATTGCATTTTGGCTTCTCGATACAATTAGTGGTGCAATTAATGGTTATATGGGAGGCATGGCCCAGTGCCAAACAGGCCTGCAGTTAGCCGCATCAGTAATTGCCGGTGCAGCTATTGGAGGAATCATTGGAACATTAACGCCGTTTATTCCAGGTCAAAGCTTTTTAGGGCCAGCTCTTACAAATATGTTAACTGGAGGTATTGTGGGATTAGCTAGTAATATTGTAGGTCAATCATTGGCTATAAAATTAAGCCAAGGAAGAGCCAACAACTTCAGCCCAGCTTCTGCGATAACCTCCATGGTGGTTGGGGGAATTGCCCCCCTTGCATCAGGTAGAGTTGTTGCGAATAGCCGGTATCTAAGAAATGCATCTCCTCGTGCACAGCAAGCATTTGGTTTGGGCTCATCATCTGCAGCCTCAGGAGTAGCTGATCCGTTGAGAACTAAGGCTGCTCAAGGAACCATTGGATCTGGTGGTTGCGGATGCCCATGA
- a CDS encoding RHS repeat-associated core domain-containing protein, translating to MHITSANLDARYSYTSDGRRLSKTVNGTTTYYLWDGTQLIAEYQNLNNQWQQTRRYDYLPDATTPQQMVDTTGVYTIISDHLDTPSLMLNDQNQVVWRQHATAFGEASIDDDVDGDGTHVTMNFRFPGQYFDQETGTHYNYFRTYDPRLGRYLQSDPIGLQGGINTYAYVGGNPLKYSDPYGLWAHIGIGAGAGAIVNGGAYILTTNNFTWSGLGRQVVIGAGVGAATAAIPWATGAHVLNFGSKAGNTLAGLGGAAAAGTVGSVIDQTLQCQPINYNQALVAGATNAAGFGIGTALAAPAKGLATIKTPPQPGVLWVSPFSGKQFNLFAQPGTQSTSVTTQQFI from the coding sequence GTGCACATCACCAGTGCTAATCTAGATGCGCGCTACAGCTACACCTCCGACGGCCGCCGCCTCTCAAAAACCGTTAATGGCACCACTACCTATTATTTATGGGACGGCACACAACTTATCGCCGAATACCAAAACCTCAACAACCAATGGCAACAAACCCGCCGCTACGACTACCTACCCGACGCCACCACCCCACAACAAATGGTCGACACCACCGGCGTCTACACCATTATTAGCGACCACCTCGACACCCCAAGCCTGATGCTTAACGATCAAAACCAAGTCGTCTGGCGCCAACACGCCACCGCCTTCGGCGAAGCCTCCATCGATGACGACGTCGACGGTGACGGCACACACGTGACCATGAACTTCCGATTCCCCGGACAATACTTTGATCAAGAGACCGGGACCCATTACAATTACTTTAGGACGTATGACCCGAGGTTGGGGAGGTATTTGCAGAGTGATCCGATTGGACTCCAAGGTGGCATAAATACTTATGCTTATGTTGGTGGAAATCCCCTTAAATATAGTGACCCTTATGGCTTGTGGGCACATATTGGTATTGGCGCAGGCGCAGGTGCGATTGTCAATGGTGGCGCTTATATTCTTACTACCAATAATTTCACGTGGTCAGGGCTTGGAAGGCAAGTCGTAATTGGGGCTGGAGTGGGAGCAGCTACTGCAGCGATACCTTGGGCAACTGGTGCTCATGTTTTAAATTTTGGTAGTAAAGCAGGAAATACACTTGCCGGTCTTGGTGGAGCCGCAGCGGCAGGTACAGTTGGAAGTGTGATAGATCAAACGCTTCAATGCCAACCTATTAATTACAATCAAGCATTAGTTGCTGGAGCTACAAATGCAGCGGGGTTTGGTATTGGAACAGCTCTAGCTGCACCAGCCAAAGGATTAGCAACTATTAAAACTCCGCCACAACCCGGCGTACTCTGGGTTTCGCCTTTTTCAGGAAAACAATTCAATTTATTTGCTCAGCCTGGAACGCAATCCACAAGTGTGACAACTCAGCAATTTATTTAG
- a CDS encoding RHS repeat-associated core domain-containing protein: protein MHITSANLDARYSYTSDGRRLSKTVNGTTTYYLWDGTQLIAEYQNLNNQWQQTRRYDYLPGATTPQQMVDTTGVYTIISDHLDTPSLMLNDQNQVVWRQYATAFGEASIDNDVDGDGTHVTMNFRFPGQYFDQETGTHYNYFRTYDPRLGRYLQSDPIGLLGGVNTYAYVGGNPLKLIDPYGLKFCLPGWVVAGLSGGIGGAVSGGLIGGLATAPTGLGALAGLVGGTLGGFAAGFFTGAVTYQATQALGPGAGAIVGAAYNGNISHGSGASNTYGTFVSIVVTNATGALVQSSAQGNQSVINASSVLSGAIGSMTGAVAAGVVGGSLHGGVGLAGLAGGTIGGVAGAVLSNIQCKSTNSGNNCGP, encoded by the coding sequence GTGCACATCACCAGTGCTAATCTAGATGCGCGTTACAGCTACACCTCCGACGGCCGCCGCCTCTCAAAAACCGTTAATGGCACCACCACCTATTACTTATGGGACGGCACACAACTTATCGCCGAATACCAAAACCTCAACAACCAATGGCAACAAACCCGCCGCTACGACTACCTACCGGGTGCCACCACCCCACAACAAATGGTCGACACCACCGGCGTCTACACCATTATTAGCGACCACCTCGACACCCCAAGCCTGATGCTTAACGATCAAAACCAAGTCGTCTGGCGCCAATACGCCACCGCCTTCGGCGAAGCCTCCATCGATAACGACGTCGACGGTGACGGCACACACGTGACCATGAACTTCCGATTCCCCGGACAATACTTTGATCAAGAGACCGGGACCCATTACAATTACTTTAGGACGTATGACCCGAGGTTGGGGAGGTATTTGCAGAGTGATCCGATTGGGTTGTTAGGCGGAGTAAATACGTATGCTTATGTTGGTGGTAATCCATTAAAACTTATTGATCCTTATGGGTTGAAATTTTGTCTCCCTGGCTGGGTTGTTGCTGGATTGAGTGGTGGCATAGGCGGCGCTGTTTCTGGAGGGCTAATCGGAGGTTTAGCCACAGCACCAACTGGTTTAGGTGCTTTAGCTGGATTAGTTGGCGGAACTTTAGGAGGATTTGCTGCGGGCTTTTTTACAGGTGCAGTTACTTACCAAGCTACTCAAGCTCTTGGCCCAGGTGCCGGAGCAATAGTAGGCGCAGCTTATAACGGGAATATAAGCCACGGCAGTGGTGCATCAAATACCTATGGTACATTTGTAAGTATCGTTGTTACCAATGCTACTGGTGCTTTAGTTCAATCCTCAGCTCAAGGAAATCAATCAGTTATAAATGCATCCTCTGTTTTATCTGGGGCTATTGGCAGTATGACTGGAGCTGTTGCCGCTGGTGTTGTTGGGGGGAGCTTACATGGAGGGGTTGGATTAGCCGGGTTAGCAGGAGGAACTATTGGTGGAGTAGCTGGTGCAGTTCTTTCAAATATACAATGTAAATCAACCAACTCAGGAAATAATTGTGGACCGTGA
- a CDS encoding RHS repeat-associated core domain-containing protein: MHITSANLDARYSYTSDGRRLSKTVNGTTTYYLWDGTQLIAEYQNLNNQWQQTRRYDYLPGATTPQQMVDTTGVYTIIISDHLDGDGTHMTMNFRFPGQYFDQETGTHYNYFRTYDPRLWRYLQSHPLGQVDGPNTYAYARNNSLIHTDPYGLFVPITPQTIGGTVGFVVGFGYSYFVNGNSFLNALYDGIQSGAAGFISGRGSLFLGFPTAAGASAIRFKIACGSVNVTNAAISSTFAVVGGSLGKAFGALVPPKMVVVKRGFFGRLIQKIGLIGPKKIDANAALRANVSSGIGSAIDNTLGDVYSGLSSSGSCGCP, translated from the coding sequence GTGCACATCACCAGTGCTAATCTAGATGCGCGTTACAGCTACACCTCCGACGGCCGCCGCCTCTCAAAAACCGTTAATGGCACCACCACCTATTACTTATGGGACGGCACACAACTTATCGCCGAATACCAAAACCTCAACAACCAATGGCAACAAACCCGCCGCTACGACTACCTACCGGGTGCCACCACCCCACAACAAATGGTCGACACCACCGGCGTCTACACTATCATCATCAGTGACCACCTCGACGGTGATGGCACACACATGACCATGAACTTCCGATTCCCCGGACAATACTTTGATCAAGAGACCGGGACCCATTACAATTACTTTAGGACGTATGACCCGAGGTTGTGGAGGTATTTGCAGAGTCATCCTTTGGGACAAGTGGATGGGCCGAATACTTATGCTTACGCAAGAAATAATTCGCTGATTCATACCGATCCTTATGGTTTATTTGTACCAATAACACCCCAAACGATTGGTGGTACAGTAGGGTTTGTTGTCGGTTTTGGTTACTCTTACTTTGTTAACGGAAACAGTTTTCTAAACGCACTGTATGATGGCATACAAAGTGGTGCAGCAGGCTTTATTAGTGGTAGAGGCTCGTTATTTCTGGGGTTCCCTACTGCTGCTGGAGCGAGTGCAATTAGATTTAAGATTGCATGCGGTTCTGTTAATGTTACTAATGCCGCCATAAGTAGTACTTTTGCTGTCGTTGGTGGTAGTTTAGGGAAGGCATTTGGTGCTTTAGTCCCGCCCAAAATGGTAGTTGTTAAGCGTGGTTTTTTTGGCCGGTTGATTCAAAAAATTGGTCTTATAGGACCTAAAAAAATAGATGCTAATGCCGCTTTAAGAGCGAATGTAAGCTCTGGGATAGGGTCAGCTATTGATAACACGCTTGGAGATGTTTACTCAGGTTTATCAAGTTCTGGCTCTTGTGGGTGTCCTTAA
- a CDS encoding glutathione S-transferase N-terminal domain-containing protein, translating into MKLLYQTHSPFARKVLVFTYEIGLEKNIDVVHHETSPTNRNEDVYRLNPLGKVPILITDDNKIIFDSSVICNYLDGLHNKPKLIPQSRDHQIEAFRIEALADGMSEIGIQARWESERRPEKLRYPTLYKGLSDKLISSYHYIEDTVDLNNIPMLAQIALATSLSWLAFRELLPFDKGYPKLIRWYNDFIQRDSMKATTLTGDTHDG; encoded by the coding sequence ATGAAATTACTTTACCAAACCCATTCCCCTTTCGCGCGAAAAGTACTTGTATTTACGTATGAAATAGGACTAGAAAAAAATATTGACGTTGTACATCATGAGACAAGTCCAACAAATAGGAATGAAGATGTTTATAGACTTAACCCTTTGGGTAAGGTACCTATTTTAATCACTGATGACAACAAAATTATTTTTGACTCCAGCGTTATTTGCAATTATTTAGATGGTTTGCACAATAAGCCAAAATTAATCCCACAAAGCAGGGATCATCAAATCGAAGCTTTCCGCATCGAAGCTCTGGCGGATGGTATGTCAGAGATCGGCATTCAAGCTAGATGGGAATCTGAACGTCGACCAGAAAAGCTACGTTACCCAACACTTTATAAAGGCCTTAGTGATAAACTAATAAGCAGTTATCACTATATTGAAGACACTGTCGACTTAAATAATATCCCTATGCTGGCTCAAATTGCTTTAGCCACCTCCTTAAGTTGGCTAGCATTTCGAGAACTGCTTCCTTTCGATAAAGGATATCCTAAATTGATAAGATGGTATAACGATTTTATACAACGTGATTCGATGAAAGCCACAACACTCACAGGAGATACACATGACGGTTGA
- a CDS encoding pyridoxal-phosphate dependent enzyme, whose product MISFKPNPQKPLSFFQQLTDYQITPTIKIEISSDIELIVKNEGERLGLGSFKGLGGMYAVAHLISDQWEKIYGKPLETSEIFTKTIRDMASSLCFVCASAGNHGIAVATGARLLGARSRVYLSESVPASFEKDLLKLEAQVIKKGSTYEASMEAAIADAKHTQAILLADSSWPGYHYPPSLIMEGYTVIADELRREFEQTDHWPSHVYLQAGVGGFAGAMTYMIRHSWQTQPSIYIVEPEYAPCLKASHEAGKPTSVKGSISSMGRLDCKNPSIIAFNILQHSNVHYLTVSEKEAEAATHQLQQHGLITTPSGAAGYAAFIKNKFSHASQAEKEFKPIIFITENNHIK is encoded by the coding sequence ATGATAAGTTTTAAGCCTAACCCTCAAAAGCCACTTTCGTTTTTTCAACAGTTGACCGATTATCAAATAACGCCAACGATCAAAATAGAAATATCTTCGGATATAGAACTTATCGTTAAAAATGAAGGGGAAAGGCTAGGACTCGGGTCATTTAAGGGCTTGGGAGGTATGTATGCTGTTGCTCACTTAATTTCAGACCAATGGGAAAAGATCTATGGCAAACCTTTAGAAACATCTGAAATTTTCACAAAGACTATACGTGATATGGCGTCGTCTCTGTGTTTTGTCTGCGCAAGTGCAGGCAATCATGGTATTGCAGTCGCTACAGGGGCTCGTCTACTGGGGGCAAGATCACGTGTGTATTTATCAGAATCAGTGCCCGCAAGCTTCGAAAAAGATTTATTAAAACTCGAAGCGCAAGTCATAAAAAAAGGAAGTACTTACGAAGCGTCTATGGAAGCAGCTATCGCAGATGCTAAGCACACACAGGCAATATTGCTCGCTGACAGCTCATGGCCTGGCTATCACTATCCACCATCCCTAATTATGGAAGGGTATACTGTGATTGCTGACGAGCTTCGAAGAGAGTTTGAACAAACCGATCACTGGCCAAGCCATGTGTATTTACAAGCAGGTGTCGGCGGCTTTGCTGGTGCAATGACATATATGATACGCCACAGCTGGCAGACTCAACCCAGCATTTATATTGTAGAACCTGAATATGCGCCTTGTTTAAAAGCAAGTCATGAAGCTGGAAAGCCCACAAGCGTTAAAGGATCCATATCATCCATGGGGCGACTCGATTGTAAAAACCCATCCATTATTGCATTTAATATTTTACAACATAGTAATGTTCATTATTTAACGGTTTCCGAAAAGGAAGCCGAGGCAGCAACTCACCAGTTACAGCAACATGGGCTTATTACAACACCATCAGGAGCAGCAGGATATGCGGCATTTATTAAAAATAAATTTTCGCACGCATCCCAAGCAGAAAAAGAGTTTAAGCCAATAATTTTTATTACAGAAAATAACCATATTAAATAA